One segment of Prionailurus bengalensis isolate Pbe53 chromosome X, Fcat_Pben_1.1_paternal_pri, whole genome shotgun sequence DNA contains the following:
- the DUSP9 gene encoding dual specificity protein phosphatase 9, translating into MEGLGRSCLWLRRELSPPRPRLLLLDCRSRELYESARIGGALSVALPALLLRRLRRGALSVRALLPGPPLQPPPPAPVLLYDQGGGRHRRGEADADEWEADSVLGTLLQKLREEGYLAYYLQGGFSRFQAECPHLCETSLSSRGGPSTAPVPSPVVGLGSLCLGSDYSDAESEPDRDSMSCGLDSEGATPPPGGLLPSFPVQILPNLYLGSARDSANVESLAKLGIRYILNVTPNLPNVFEKNGEFHYKQIPISDHWSQNLSQFFPEAIAFIDEALSQNCGVLVHCLAGVSRSVTVTVAYLMQKRHLSLNDAYDLVKRKKSNISPNFNFMGQLLDFERSLRLEERRARERSSGGQESAASDPPSFFTTPTSDGVFELDPT; encoded by the exons ATGGAGGGTCTGGGCCGTTCGTGCCTGTGGCTGCGGCGGGAGCTGTCGCCCCCGCGGCCTCGGCTGCTGCTCCTCGACTGCAGAAGCCGCGAGCTGTACGAGTCGGCGCGCATCGGCGGGGCGCTGAGCGTGGCCCTGCCCGCGCTGCTGCTGCGCCGCCTGCGGCGGGGGGCCCTGTCGGTTCGCGCGCTGCTGCCCGGGCCGCCGCTGcagccgcccccgcccgccccggtGCTCCTGTACGACCAGGGCGGGGGCCGGCACCGGCGCGGGGAGGCGGACGCTGACGAGTGGGAGGCCGACTCCGTGCTCGGCACCCTGCTGCAGAAGCTGCGCGAGGAAGGCTACCTGGCATACTACCTCCAGG gtgGCTTCAGCAGATTCCAGGCAGAGTGCCCCCACCTGTGTGAGACCAGCCTCAGCAGCCGGGGTGGCCCAAGCACAGCCCCAGTGCCTAGCCCAGTGGTGGGGCTGGGCAGCCTGTGCCTGGGCTCGGACTACTCTGATGCGGAATCCGAGCCTGACCGCGACTCCATGAGCTGTGGCCTGGATTCGGAGGGTGCCACGCCGCCCCCAGGGGGGCTGCTGCCATCCTTCCCTGTCCAGATCCTGCCCAACCTCTACCTGGGCAGTGCCCGGGATTCGGCCAACGTGGAGAGCTTGGCCAAGCTGGGCATCCGCTACATCCTCAACGTCACCCCCAACCTGCCTAACGTCTTCGAGAAGAACGGCGAGTTTCACTACAAACAGATCCCCATCTCCGACCACTGGAGCCAGAACCTGTCCCAGTTCTTTCCTGAGGCCATCGCGTTCATTG ATGAGGCCTTGTCGCAGAACTGCGGGGTGCTCGTTCACTGCCTGGCAGGCGTCAGCCGCTCTGTCACCGTCACTGTGGCCTACCTCATGCAGAAGCGCCACCTCTCACTCAATGATGCCTACGACCTGGTCAAGAGGAAGAAGTCTAACATCTCACCCAACTTCAACTTCATGGGGCAGCTGCTAGACTTCGAGCGGAGCCTGCGGCTGGAGGAGAGGCGTGCCCGTGAACGCAGCAGCGGGGGGCAGGAGTCGGCCGCCTCCGACCCACCGTCCTTCTTCACCACCCCCACCAGCGACGGTGTCTTTGAGCTGGACCCCACATAG